The following are from one region of the Vibrio rarus genome:
- a CDS encoding aspartate-semialdehyde dehydrogenase: MSQKFNVAILGATGAVGETLLEVLKERDFPVGDLHLLASERSKGKTYRFDGKTIEVQNVEEFDWSQVHIALFSAGGELSERWAPVAADEGVVVIDNTSHFRYDYDIPLVVPEVNPEAIAEFRNRNIIANPNCSTIQMLVALKPIHDEVGIERINVSTYQSVAGAGKAGIDELAGQTAKLLNGRPAEPDAFSQQIAFNCIPQIDSFMDNGYTKEEMKMVWETQKIFNDPSIMVNPTCVRVPVFYGHAEAVHIETRAPIDAQHAIDLFEQTEGIEVFQGEDFPTQVRDAGGKDHVMIGRIRNDISHHSGLNLWVVADNVRKGAATNAVQIAELLIRDYF, from the coding sequence ATGAGTCAAAAATTTAATGTGGCTATTTTAGGTGCAACCGGAGCGGTCGGAGAAACTCTTCTGGAAGTCCTAAAAGAGAGAGATTTTCCTGTAGGTGATCTGCATTTACTGGCCAGTGAGCGTAGCAAGGGTAAAACCTATCGTTTTGATGGCAAGACCATTGAAGTACAAAATGTAGAAGAATTTGATTGGTCTCAAGTACATATTGCGCTGTTTTCAGCTGGAGGCGAACTGTCTGAGCGCTGGGCACCTGTGGCCGCAGATGAAGGTGTGGTGGTGATCGATAATACCTCGCACTTCCGCTATGACTACGATATTCCTTTAGTGGTTCCTGAAGTGAACCCTGAAGCGATTGCTGAGTTTCGTAACCGTAACATCATTGCCAACCCAAATTGCTCCACCATTCAAATGTTGGTGGCGTTAAAGCCTATTCATGATGAAGTTGGGATTGAGCGTATTAACGTGTCAACCTATCAGTCAGTGGCAGGAGCAGGTAAAGCGGGTATTGATGAACTTGCGGGTCAAACGGCGAAGCTATTAAACGGTCGCCCAGCAGAACCCGACGCTTTTTCTCAGCAAATCGCGTTTAACTGTATTCCGCAAATTGATAGCTTTATGGATAATGGTTACACCAAAGAAGAGATGAAGATGGTGTGGGAAACACAAAAAATCTTCAATGATCCGTCCATTATGGTGAACCCAACTTGTGTGCGTGTTCCTGTTTTTTATGGCCATGCAGAAGCGGTACATATTGAAACTCGCGCTCCTATTGATGCACAACATGCCATTGATTTATTTGAGCAAACAGAAGGCATTGAAGTATTCCAAGGAGAAGATTTCCCAACACAAGTACGTGATGCGGGTGGTAAAGACCATGTGATGATTGGTCGTATTCGTAACGATATTAGCCATCATAGCGGCCTAAACTTGTGGGTTGTTGCTGACAATGTGCGTAAAGGCGCAGCAACGAACGCTGTGCAAATTGCGGAATTACTCATTCGCGATTACTTCTAA
- a CDS encoding 4-phosphoerythronate dehydrogenase gives MKIVIDENMPYAKALFSQLGEVVALSGRTITADDLVDVDALMIRSVTKVNEQLLAKANKLRFVGTATAGYDHLDQQALQQKGVAYTHAPGCNKVGVAEYVISSLMVLAQQQGFSIFDKTVGIVGAGQVGSYLAHCLQAIGIKVLLNDPFKEAEGDSRQFTPLDTLLAQSDVISLHTPITRQGEHPTHHLIDEGRLQQMTSQQILINAARGPVVDNEALKLRLQQGDGFTAVLDVFEFEPQVDLELLPLLAFATPHVAGYGLEGKARGTTMIFNSFCQHINSDLSANAADLLPVAPVPQMHLSTEWDEATLHNLTQLIYDVRKDDALFRRKIGQAGSFDKMRKEYWDRREYGAVTLTGAASCNLQPLQELGFKVEVSQ, from the coding sequence ATGAAAATTGTAATTGATGAAAATATGCCTTACGCCAAAGCGCTATTTAGCCAATTGGGTGAGGTGGTTGCGTTATCTGGACGTACCATCACAGCAGATGATTTAGTGGATGTGGATGCATTAATGATTCGCTCTGTCACTAAAGTGAATGAACAGCTTTTGGCAAAAGCCAATAAACTGCGCTTTGTGGGTACGGCAACGGCGGGCTACGATCACCTTGATCAGCAAGCACTGCAACAGAAAGGCGTCGCCTACACTCATGCTCCTGGATGCAATAAAGTGGGTGTGGCTGAGTATGTGATTTCATCACTTATGGTGCTCGCTCAACAGCAAGGTTTTTCCATTTTTGATAAAACGGTGGGTATTGTTGGCGCAGGACAGGTGGGCAGCTATTTAGCGCACTGTTTGCAAGCCATAGGCATTAAGGTGTTGCTTAACGACCCATTTAAAGAGGCGGAGGGGGACTCTCGTCAGTTTACTCCGTTAGATACGCTATTAGCGCAAAGTGATGTGATTTCTCTGCATACTCCTATTACTCGCCAAGGGGAGCACCCAACCCATCACTTAATTGATGAAGGGCGTTTGCAACAGATGACCTCACAGCAAATTTTAATTAATGCTGCTCGTGGCCCTGTCGTGGATAACGAGGCGTTAAAATTGCGCCTACAACAAGGGGATGGTTTTACCGCAGTATTGGACGTGTTTGAATTTGAACCTCAGGTTGATTTAGAACTACTGCCTTTGCTGGCTTTTGCCACACCACATGTCGCGGGCTATGGTTTAGAAGGTAAGGCGCGCGGTACGACAATGATCTTCAACTCATTTTGTCAGCACATTAACAGTGATTTATCTGCCAATGCTGCGGATCTTTTGCCTGTAGCACCCGTGCCTCAAATGCATTTATCTACTGAGTGGGATGAAGCAACACTGCACAACCTAACGCAATTGATTTATGATGTGCGCAAAGATGATGCGCTGTTTCGTCGTAAAATCGGCCAAGCAGGGTCATTTGACAAAATGCGTAAAGAGTATTGGGACCGCCGAGAGTATGGTGCGGTGACGCTAACAGGTGCAGCGTCTTGTAACTTGCAACCCTTGCAAGAATTAGGTTTTAAGGTAGAGGTAAGTCAATGA
- the fabB gene encoding beta-ketoacyl-ACP synthase I, with translation MKRVVITGMGIVSSIGNNVEEVLESLKAGKSGIEASEQFKEKGLRSQVWGSLKINPAEHIDRKQMRFMGDAAAYAFISMEQAIADSGLAPEQVSNERTGIVAGSGGASSLNQVAAVDILREKSVKRVGPYMVTRTMGSTVSACLATPFKIKGVNYSMSSACSTSAHCIGHAMELIQLGKQDVVFAGGGEELDYSMSMMFDAMGALSTKYNDEPTHASRTYDANRDGFVISGGGGMMVVEELEHALARGAKIYAELVGYGANSDGHDMVAPSGEGAVRCMKMALQNVDSVDYVNTHGTSTPVGDVKELGAIQEVFAGNSPAISATKAMTGHALGAAGVHEAIYTALMLEHGFVAPSINIDNLDEAAAGLDIVTEKRDQPLTTVMSNSFGFGGTNATLVFKKYQG, from the coding sequence ATGAAACGAGTCGTGATCACTGGTATGGGTATTGTTTCCAGTATCGGTAACAACGTCGAAGAAGTACTAGAGTCTCTTAAAGCTGGCAAATCTGGTATTGAAGCCTCAGAACAATTTAAAGAAAAAGGGCTACGTTCACAGGTTTGGGGTAGTTTAAAGATCAACCCTGCGGAACATATTGACCGTAAACAGATGCGTTTCATGGGTGATGCGGCGGCGTATGCGTTCATTTCTATGGAGCAAGCGATTGCAGATTCTGGCCTAGCTCCTGAGCAGGTTTCCAATGAGCGTACTGGTATTGTTGCGGGCTCCGGTGGCGCATCGTCGCTAAACCAAGTGGCGGCAGTGGATATTCTTAGAGAAAAAAGCGTGAAACGTGTGGGGCCTTACATGGTGACCCGTACTATGGGTTCAACGGTTTCAGCTTGTCTTGCAACGCCTTTTAAAATTAAAGGTGTTAACTACTCAATGAGTTCTGCATGTTCTACTTCGGCACACTGTATTGGCCACGCAATGGAACTTATCCAGCTGGGCAAACAAGATGTTGTTTTTGCTGGTGGCGGTGAAGAACTAGACTACAGCATGTCGATGATGTTTGATGCTATGGGCGCGCTTTCAACAAAATACAACGATGAGCCAACTCACGCTTCTCGTACTTATGATGCAAACCGTGACGGTTTCGTTATCTCTGGCGGCGGCGGCATGATGGTTGTTGAAGAGTTAGAGCACGCTCTAGCTCGCGGCGCGAAAATCTACGCTGAACTTGTGGGTTACGGTGCTAACTCTGATGGTCACGATATGGTGGCTCCATCAGGTGAAGGTGCGGTTCGTTGTATGAAGATGGCTCTACAAAACGTCGATTCTGTGGATTACGTAAACACACACGGCACGTCAACACCAGTCGGTGATGTGAAAGAGCTTGGCGCTATTCAAGAAGTGTTTGCGGGCAACAGCCCTGCCATTTCTGCAACGAAAGCGATGACAGGTCACGCATTAGGTGCCGCGGGTGTCCATGAAGCTATCTACACGGCCTTGATGCTAGAGCACGGTTTTGTTGCACCAAGCATCAACATCGATAACCTAGATGAAGCTGCAGCCGGTCTTGATATCGTGACGGAAAAACGCGATCAACCGTTGACGACTGTGATGTCAAACAGCTTTGGTTTTGGTGGTACAAACGCCACATTAGTGTTTAAAAAGTACCAAGGGTAA
- the mnmC gene encoding bifunctional tRNA (5-methylaminomethyl-2-thiouridine)(34)-methyltransferase MnmD/FAD-dependent 5-carboxymethylaminomethyl-2-thiouridine(34) oxidoreductase MnmC, whose protein sequence is MPKIKHAQLDWNDSGTPVSEQFDDVYFSNNDGLAETRYVFLTQNHIPERWHNYDQRRFVIAETGFGTGLNFLALCKEFAQFREQHPQSPLTELHFISFEKFPVTLADLQQAHLAWPELAHYAAELQQNYPLALSGCQRFYVADGAITVDLWLGDIKDTLPQVPTYAEGIVDAWFLDGFAPSKNPEMWNQDLFNGMVTLAKQHCTVATFTAAGFVRRGLIEAGFDMKKVKGFAHKREMIVGTLREKQAYSNISPLFDRPPLCGHNLPNHDQDVAIIGGGIASACLAYSLVKKGIHVTLYCKDDALACGASGNQQGALYPLLNGEHNTVSQLFANGFVYARQFYSHLANTVPFDHQWCGVTQLLWKIDEHKKLTKIVQGQFPCELVTAHNAQQTQAVSGLDCSYESLFYPQGGWLSPQQCTQGIMQLLASSEQLTLKLHCDVAEIGKVTQAAHKQHHWQLTTSQGTYTHQAVVIANGHNFDQFSQAQRIPLGKVKGQVSHIPTTQQLEKLNTVLCYDGYLTPKSPLNQHCIGASYDSRNINVDYDEQAQLQNAKKLQQCLPQQPWPAEVDVSDHQSRQGIRSVSRDHLPFAGNVGQFNQILEQYAHLADRYPRNKPEPSKVSQYRNLYCFVGLGSRGLTSAPLVAEILASQMLGYPMPASTELLEALHPSRMWVRKLRKGRPIENTNHTK, encoded by the coding sequence ATGCCTAAAATTAAACATGCTCAGCTCGATTGGAACGACTCTGGTACCCCTGTATCCGAGCAATTCGATGATGTCTATTTTTCAAATAACGACGGCCTCGCAGAGACTCGCTATGTCTTTCTCACCCAAAACCATATCCCTGAAAGATGGCATAATTATGACCAGCGCCGTTTTGTTATTGCTGAAACGGGGTTTGGCACAGGTTTAAATTTTTTAGCCTTATGTAAAGAGTTCGCCCAATTTAGAGAGCAACACCCGCAGTCCCCTCTCACTGAACTTCATTTTATCAGCTTTGAAAAATTCCCAGTTACTTTAGCGGATTTGCAACAAGCCCACCTAGCGTGGCCAGAATTGGCACACTACGCTGCGGAGCTGCAACAGAACTACCCATTAGCTCTATCTGGATGTCAGCGCTTCTATGTGGCTGACGGTGCCATTACCGTGGATTTATGGCTGGGGGATATTAAAGATACCCTACCTCAAGTGCCTACCTACGCCGAAGGCATCGTCGATGCTTGGTTCTTAGATGGGTTTGCCCCAAGCAAAAACCCTGAAATGTGGAATCAAGACTTGTTTAACGGCATGGTAACACTGGCAAAACAGCACTGCACCGTAGCCACCTTCACCGCCGCCGGTTTTGTGCGACGAGGGCTCATTGAAGCGGGCTTTGACATGAAAAAAGTGAAAGGCTTTGCCCATAAACGAGAGATGATCGTCGGCACGCTGCGCGAGAAACAAGCCTATAGCAATATCTCCCCGTTATTTGACCGCCCCCCACTATGTGGCCATAACCTGCCTAACCATGACCAAGATGTCGCTATTATCGGTGGCGGGATCGCCAGTGCTTGCTTGGCGTACTCGCTGGTCAAAAAAGGCATTCACGTCACCTTGTATTGTAAAGATGATGCGTTAGCCTGCGGCGCTTCTGGCAATCAACAAGGGGCGCTATATCCCCTATTAAATGGCGAGCACAACACGGTATCGCAACTGTTTGCCAATGGCTTTGTTTATGCACGGCAGTTTTATTCGCACCTTGCCAATACTGTGCCCTTTGATCATCAATGGTGTGGCGTAACGCAACTGTTGTGGAAAATTGATGAGCACAAAAAACTAACTAAGATTGTCCAAGGACAGTTTCCCTGCGAGTTAGTCACTGCTCACAATGCACAGCAAACCCAAGCCGTCAGTGGCCTTGACTGCTCCTATGAGTCACTGTTTTATCCGCAAGGGGGTTGGTTGTCTCCACAGCAATGTACCCAAGGGATCATGCAATTATTAGCCAGTAGTGAACAACTTACTTTGAAATTGCACTGTGACGTGGCCGAAATAGGTAAAGTCACACAAGCGGCACACAAGCAACACCACTGGCAACTGACCACCTCACAAGGCACCTATACCCATCAAGCCGTAGTGATCGCCAATGGCCACAATTTTGACCAATTTAGCCAAGCGCAACGCATTCCGCTTGGTAAAGTAAAAGGCCAAGTGAGTCATATTCCAACCACACAGCAACTTGAAAAATTAAACACGGTACTGTGCTACGACGGCTACCTCACGCCTAAAAGCCCGCTAAATCAACACTGTATTGGGGCAAGTTACGATAGCCGTAACATCAATGTCGATTATGATGAGCAAGCGCAGTTGCAAAATGCGAAAAAACTGCAGCAATGTTTGCCTCAGCAACCATGGCCTGCGGAGGTGGATGTGAGTGACCATCAATCTCGGCAAGGTATCCGCAGCGTGTCCCGCGACCACCTGCCCTTTGCCGGTAATGTGGGTCAGTTTAACCAAATACTTGAGCAATACGCCCATTTGGCCGATCGCTACCCTCGTAATAAGCCAGAGCCAAGTAAGGTTAGCCAATACCGTAATCTCTACTGTTTCGTGGGACTGGGCTCAAGAGGGCTCACCTCTGCCCCTTTAGTGGCCGAAATTCTGGCTTCGCAAATGCTCGGCTATCCGATGCCGGCGTCCACTGAGCTCCTTGAGGCCTTACACCCGAGCCGGATGTGGGTACGAAAGCTCAGAAAAGGCCGACCTATTGAGAATACCAATCACACTAAGTAA
- a CDS encoding NADPH-dependent FMN reductase, whose amino-acid sequence MKIIAFGASTSSSSINKTLASYAAHQVAGGDVEVLDLNDFPAAIFSEDSEKTLGQCESAQRLLAKIGRADAIIVSFAEHNGSYTAAYKNLFDWATRIERNVFQNKPALYLATSPGPGGAKTVLASAVASAPHFGAQLKASLSIASFYDVFDVQNNDFKHDNSQSIELKKQLQQAVGDLVAEFK is encoded by the coding sequence ATGAAAATCATCGCCTTTGGCGCAAGCACCAGCTCAAGTTCTATCAATAAAACATTAGCCAGCTATGCGGCGCATCAGGTTGCCGGTGGCGATGTTGAGGTATTAGATTTAAACGATTTCCCAGCGGCAATATTTAGCGAAGACAGTGAAAAAACCCTAGGCCAATGTGAATCAGCTCAACGATTATTAGCCAAGATTGGCCGTGCCGATGCCATTATTGTGTCATTTGCTGAGCACAATGGCAGTTATACGGCGGCCTATAAAAATTTATTTGATTGGGCAACGCGTATTGAGCGTAACGTATTTCAAAATAAACCTGCGCTCTATTTAGCCACATCCCCAGGCCCTGGCGGGGCAAAAACGGTTCTTGCCAGTGCGGTGGCCTCCGCGCCACATTTTGGCGCACAGCTGAAAGCCTCGTTATCCATTGCCAGTTTTTATGATGTATTTGATGTGCAGAACAATGACTTTAAACATGACAATAGCCAGAGCATCGAGCTCAAAAAACAGCTGCAACAGGCGGTGGGTGATTTAGTTGCCGAGTTTAAATAG
- a CDS encoding YfcL family protein produces MILQLEEQLLDTIDQTVATASDDELFAGGYLRGHISLAAADCEYEGITDVALFKQKIEQSLSDAQTELTPADRAIVADMWDSLSQALA; encoded by the coding sequence ATGATTTTACAACTCGAAGAACAATTGCTGGATACCATTGACCAAACCGTTGCTACGGCATCGGATGATGAGTTGTTTGCTGGTGGCTATTTACGTGGTCACATTTCTCTTGCCGCGGCAGATTGTGAGTATGAAGGGATCACCGATGTGGCTCTATTTAAGCAAAAAATAGAACAAAGCCTCAGTGATGCACAAACAGAATTAACCCCAGCGGATCGTGCTATTGTGGCCGATATGTGGGACTCATTATCTCAAGCATTAGCTTAA
- a CDS encoding elongation factor P hydroxylase, which yields MHDYQDLINIFDNTFFDTFNTRLILGGDEPIYLPADEEFDHHRIIFARGFYASGLHEIAHWCVAGPKRRLLEDFGYWYEPDGRDAATQAQFEVVEIRPQAYEWILAQSAGFRFQVSCDNLHGDFEPDRRLFTKKVYNEVIDILQKGLPTRVKMLSNALRDFYSVPPLTQDDFKVV from the coding sequence ATGCACGACTACCAAGATCTCATTAACATCTTTGATAATACCTTTTTCGACACATTCAATACTCGCTTAATATTGGGAGGAGATGAGCCCATTTATCTGCCTGCCGATGAGGAGTTTGACCATCACCGGATTATCTTTGCCCGTGGTTTTTATGCCTCAGGACTACATGAAATTGCCCATTGGTGCGTGGCGGGACCTAAGCGACGTTTGCTAGAAGATTTTGGCTATTGGTATGAGCCAGATGGGCGTGATGCGGCCACACAGGCGCAATTTGAGGTGGTGGAAATCCGCCCCCAAGCCTATGAGTGGATCTTGGCGCAAAGTGCTGGTTTTCGTTTTCAGGTGAGTTGTGACAATCTACATGGCGACTTTGAACCGGATAGACGACTGTTCACGAAAAAAGTTTACAACGAAGTTATCGACATTTTACAGAAAGGCTTGCCAACTAGGGTGAAGATGCTTTCTAATGCGCTGCGGGATTTTTACAGTGTCCCTCCACTTACTCAGGACGACTTTAAGGTAGTTTAA
- the aroC gene encoding chorismate synthase, which translates to MAGNSIGQHFRVTTFGESHGIALGCIIDGCPPGLALQEADLQKDLDRRRPGTSRYTTARREPDEVKILSGVFEGKTTGTSIGLLIENTDQRSKDYSEIKDKFRPGHADYTYHQKYGVRDYRGGGRSSARETAMRVAAGAVAKKYLEQEFGVEIKAYLTQMGDVTIETVDFSEIENNPFFSPDAAAVDKFDQLIRDLKKDGDSVGAKLQVVAKRVPVGLGEPIFDRLDADIAHALMSINAVKGVEIGDGFDVATQKGSEHRDELTPQGFASNHAGGILGGISTGQDIVANIALKPTSSITVPGNTITRQGEATQLITKGRHDPCVGIRAVPIAEAMLAIVLLDHLLRHRGQNHGVTTETPAI; encoded by the coding sequence ATGGCAGGAAACAGCATAGGCCAGCATTTTCGCGTCACCACCTTTGGTGAAAGCCACGGAATCGCATTAGGTTGCATCATTGATGGATGCCCTCCTGGATTAGCCCTACAAGAGGCCGATCTGCAAAAAGATTTGGATCGTCGTCGTCCCGGTACATCTCGTTATACTACGGCGCGTCGTGAACCTGATGAAGTGAAAATTTTATCCGGGGTCTTTGAGGGAAAAACCACAGGCACATCCATTGGTTTATTGATTGAGAACACCGATCAACGTTCTAAAGATTACTCAGAAATTAAAGACAAGTTCCGTCCTGGTCATGCGGATTACACCTATCATCAAAAATACGGTGTGCGTGACTACCGAGGTGGCGGGCGTTCTTCTGCTCGTGAAACCGCAATGCGTGTGGCCGCAGGGGCGGTTGCGAAAAAATACCTTGAGCAAGAATTTGGCGTAGAAATTAAAGCCTACTTGACGCAAATGGGCGATGTGACCATTGAAACGGTGGATTTTTCTGAGATTGAAAATAATCCCTTTTTCTCTCCTGATGCGGCTGCCGTAGATAAATTTGATCAGCTGATACGTGATCTTAAAAAAGATGGTGATTCTGTTGGCGCCAAACTTCAGGTGGTGGCTAAACGCGTTCCTGTAGGGCTAGGCGAGCCTATTTTTGATCGCCTCGATGCAGATATTGCCCATGCATTAATGAGCATTAATGCGGTGAAAGGCGTCGAAATTGGTGACGGTTTTGACGTTGCTACGCAAAAGGGCAGTGAGCACAGAGATGAACTCACCCCGCAAGGATTTGCTTCTAACCATGCTGGTGGTATTTTAGGTGGCATTTCAACAGGCCAAGATATTGTGGCCAATATTGCCCTTAAACCCACCTCAAGCATCACTGTGCCGGGTAACACTATCACCCGTCAAGGTGAAGCCACGCAACTGATCACTAAGGGTCGACACGATCCTTGTGTGGGGATCCGCGCAGTGCCTATCGCTGAAGCTATGCTTGCGATTGTGTTGCTGGACCACTTGTTACGTCACCGAGGACAAAACCACGGCGTGACGACAGAAACCCCTGCAATTTAA
- the prmB gene encoding 50S ribosomal protein L3 N(5)-glutamine methyltransferase: MDKIFVEEAVSELHTLQDMIRWTVSRFNAAGLFYGHGTDNAWDEAVQLILPSIYLPLDVPSHVLNSRLTHSERLRLVERVIQRINERTPTAYITNKAWFCGMEFFVDERVLVPRSPIAELIESQFQPWLVEPPTRIMDLCTGSGCIAIACGHVFPDAEVDAIDISSDALEVAEQNIQDHGLEMQVTPIRSDLFRDLVQEKYDLIVTNPPYVDEEDMNSLPEEFKHEPELGLAAGTDGLKLVRRILANAPKYLTENGILICEVGNSMVHMIEQYPDIPFTWVEFANGGHGVFMLTREQLVDCAAEFALYID, translated from the coding sequence TTGGATAAGATTTTTGTAGAAGAAGCCGTGTCGGAACTTCATACACTGCAAGACATGATTCGTTGGACAGTGAGTCGCTTTAATGCAGCAGGCCTATTTTATGGCCACGGTACAGATAATGCGTGGGATGAGGCTGTTCAATTAATCCTACCTTCTATTTATCTACCTCTAGACGTGCCATCACACGTGTTGAATTCACGTTTAACCCATAGCGAACGTTTGCGTTTGGTGGAGCGTGTTATTCAACGTATTAACGAGCGTACCCCAACGGCTTACATCACCAATAAAGCTTGGTTCTGCGGAATGGAGTTTTTTGTTGATGAACGCGTATTAGTGCCTCGTTCACCGATTGCCGAATTAATTGAAAGCCAGTTTCAGCCGTGGTTAGTTGAGCCACCAACGCGCATTATGGATCTGTGTACCGGCAGTGGTTGTATTGCCATTGCTTGTGGTCATGTTTTCCCTGATGCAGAAGTGGATGCCATTGATATTTCTAGTGATGCATTGGAAGTTGCCGAGCAAAATATTCAAGATCATGGTCTTGAAATGCAAGTGACACCGATTCGTTCCGATCTCTTCCGTGATTTGGTGCAAGAGAAATACGACCTTATCGTAACCAATCCACCGTATGTGGATGAAGAAGATATGAACAGCTTGCCTGAAGAGTTCAAACATGAACCTGAATTGGGCTTAGCCGCTGGCACTGATGGATTGAAATTGGTGCGTCGTATTTTGGCCAATGCGCCTAAATACCTCACTGAAAACGGTATTCTTATCTGTGAAGTGGGTAACTCTATGGTACATATGATCGAACAGTACCCAGATATCCCATTTACATGGGTAGAGTTTGCTAACGGTGGACACGGTGTCTTCATGCTCACTCGTGAGCAATTGGTCGATTGCGCGGCGGAATTCGCCCTCTATATTGATTGA
- the smrB gene encoding endonuclease SmrB, giving the protein MNKPDKPNDDDFALFKEAVQGVKKLAQDTIIQPPKRETRQKQQQRFNREAKDNEFFFSDEFEPLLSEDGPTRYARSDVSKYEVKRLRRGVYVPDVFLDMHGMTQQEAKRELGAMIAHCIKENVHCASVMHGIGKHILKQKVPLWLAQHPDVMAYHQAPLEFGGAGALLILLSIPER; this is encoded by the coding sequence ATGAACAAACCAGACAAGCCAAACGATGATGACTTTGCTTTGTTTAAAGAAGCAGTACAAGGCGTTAAAAAGTTAGCACAGGATACCATAATCCAACCGCCAAAAAGAGAGACAAGACAAAAACAACAACAAAGGTTTAATCGAGAAGCCAAAGATAATGAATTTTTCTTCTCTGATGAGTTCGAACCGTTACTCAGTGAAGACGGGCCAACTCGCTATGCACGCAGTGATGTCTCTAAGTATGAAGTTAAACGCTTAAGGCGTGGCGTATATGTGCCTGACGTATTTTTAGACATGCACGGCATGACCCAACAAGAGGCGAAACGTGAATTAGGGGCAATGATAGCCCATTGCATTAAAGAAAATGTGCACTGTGCCAGTGTGATGCACGGTATTGGCAAGCATATTCTCAAGCAAAAAGTGCCCCTATGGCTTGCTCAGCATCCCGATGTGATGGCCTATCACCAAGCCCCGTTAGAATTTGGCGGTGCAGGAGCCCTGTTAATTTTATTATCTATCCCAGAGCGATAG
- a CDS encoding fasciclin domain-containing protein, with amino-acid sequence MAMSASVYAGHHGMKKDIIDTAASNEDFSTLVTAIKAAGLVDTLKGDGPFTVLAPTNAAFAKLPAGTVESLLKPENKDKLVAILTYHVIPAKAMAADVVKLSEASTVQGGKIMITTMDGKVMINNAQVTATDIKASNGVIHVIDTVLMPK; translated from the coding sequence ATGGCGATGAGCGCCAGCGTTTATGCCGGTCACCATGGCATGAAAAAAGACATCATAGATACGGCCGCCAGTAATGAGGATTTTTCCACCTTAGTTACCGCCATCAAAGCGGCAGGTTTAGTGGATACGCTAAAAGGGGATGGCCCATTTACAGTGCTGGCTCCAACCAATGCGGCCTTTGCTAAATTACCCGCGGGCACTGTCGAATCACTGCTAAAGCCGGAAAACAAAGACAAGTTGGTGGCTATTTTAACCTACCACGTGATCCCAGCCAAAGCGATGGCCGCTGATGTGGTTAAGCTAAGTGAAGCCAGTACAGTGCAAGGTGGGAAAATAATGATTACCACTATGGATGGCAAAGTGATGATCAATAACGCCCAAGTCACTGCCACCGATATCAAGGCCTCCAACGGGGTTATCCACGTCATTGATACGGTACTTATGCCCAAGTAA
- the sixA gene encoding phosphohistidine phosphatase SixA — MNVYIMRHGEAGSFASSDAERTLTERGETQSLQVAQAVVKQGISHFDLVLVSPYIRAQQTWQIIKQQFSADKVEQCEDITPYGQSDDVYQYLCALIETQQVTSVLLVSHLPLVGYLTAEFVNDMSAPMFPTSGFAAIEFDVASGNGELLWHIAP; from the coding sequence ATGAACGTATATATCATGCGCCACGGAGAGGCGGGCAGCTTTGCATCAAGTGATGCGGAGCGTACGTTAACCGAACGAGGGGAAACCCAGTCATTACAGGTCGCTCAAGCGGTAGTAAAGCAAGGGATTTCTCATTTTGATTTGGTACTGGTAAGCCCTTACATTCGTGCACAACAAACTTGGCAGATCATCAAGCAGCAATTCTCTGCAGATAAAGTGGAACAGTGTGAGGATATTACCCCTTATGGACAGTCGGATGATGTCTATCAATACCTGTGTGCCCTGATAGAAACACAGCAAGTGACATCGGTACTGTTAGTGTCGCACTTGCCTTTAGTGGGGTATCTGACCGCAGAGTTTGTCAATGATATGAGTGCCCCTATGTTCCCAACGTCAGGCTTTGCTGCCATAGAGTTTGATGTTGCCAGTGGCAATGGCGAACTGCTGTGGCATATTGCCCCATAA